In Apostichopus japonicus isolate 1M-3 chromosome 5, ASM3797524v1, whole genome shotgun sequence, a single window of DNA contains:
- the LOC139967997 gene encoding E3 ubiquitin-protein ligase TRIM71-like, with the protein MAASLSQLSVLSQISEEFLLCQVCFERFNSPKVLPCLHSFCEGCLLRYAPDGCRTVRCPLCRQESELPEHGVQGLKDNFFILNLSDVFSPRKDEGPRRKAVCTICVGGDVNEAHFRCLECVDFLCDECAPLHDHRIARFTRQHHIISVPSSENKKLLKPDLRCEKHHRECMRFYCETCRTPICRECILIEHKDHSHTFLQDEVARHKETIEALMSGVTDRIASFEDALGGVDEAEATLEANRGQAEYIIEKTVQDYVVILRKQQEDLVRKLMRVCQSRRQRLNALRRSLQTGLDNLLSGFDFTEKVIGHGNELDILSIKDEVIERLQGLAAVSPQQDVTLEQLSQLFFVAAEHLVTSDSAGPSLGEIRCGDRNLSDLSEATDSRSICSIESSSEFGDSIIMSEPVPRSPKRLIKETTLTKPQLLFHLKDETDEAGEFDWPSGVAATNEGEYIAIVDRDNDRIQVYNRKGKYECKFGSRGRHPCGFELPLDIAITEDDDPCVYVSDEYNHRVQKLTLYGQHILHFGDNGLFKQPYGIALSKDGKVVVTDIGKHRITIHDQDGTVLKTIGSHGDGDNEFNEPRYVTVHDDRIVVSDHCNHCVKIFNFEGTHLHTFGSCGSGNGQFIGPTGVCVDHDGNIIVADCADRIQLFSLDGLFMKMLLNESDGISGPLGMSLTAGGELVITNLGTHCVNVFKYSNWI; encoded by the exons ATGGCTGCTTCTTTATCGCAATTGTCAGTTTTGAGTCAAATCAGTGAGGAATTTCTACTCTGTCAAGTCTGTTTTGAACGATTTAATTCACCGAAAGTTTTACCGTGTCTACACAGTTTTTGTGAGGGATGTTTGTTACGATACGCACCGGATGGTTGTAGGACTGTTAGATGTCCCTTATGTCGGCAGGAATCTGAACTACCTGAGCATGGCGTTCAAGGATTGAAAGATAATTTCTTTATTCTAAATTTATCGGATGTTTTCTCTCCCCGTAAGGACGAAGGTCCTCGGCGTAAAGCTGTTTGCACCATATGTGTCGGCGGAGACGTCAACGAGGCCCATTTTAG GTGTCTCGAATGTGTGGACTTCCTATGCGACGAATGCGCACCTCTCCACGACCACCGAATCGCTCGCTTCACCCGTCAGCATCACATTATTTCTGTGCCGTCCTCTGAAAACAAGAAGCTCCTCAAGCCAGACCTGAGATGCGAGAAGCATCATCGAGAGTGCATGCGCTTTTATTGCGAAACATGTCGCACTCCGATATGTCGAGAATGCATCCTCATAGAGCACAAGGATCATTCCCACACTTTCCTACAAGATGAAGTTGCGAGACACAAAGAGACCATTGAAGCGTTGATGTCAGGTGTAACAGACCGAATCGCATCCTTTGAGGACGCTCTAGGCGGTGTAGATGAAGCAGAGGCAACGCTCGAAGCAAATCGTGGCCAAGCTGAGTACATCATCGAGAAAACGGTGCAAGATTACGTCGTCATTCTGCGTAAGCAGCAAGAAGACTTGGTAAGGAAGTTGATGCGCGTGTGCCAAAGTAGAAGGCAACGCTTAAATGCGCTACGACGTTCGCTCCAGACTGGATTAGATAATCTGCTGAGCGGATTTGACTTTACCGAAAAGGTAATCGGTCATGGTAATGAACTCGATATACTGTCCATCAAAGATGAAGTCATAGAGAGACTTCAAGGACTGGCCGCGGTATCGCCACAGCAAGACGTCACGTTGGAACAACTTAGTCAACTCTTCTTCGTGGCGGCGGAACACTTGGTCACATCAGATAGTGCAGGCCCTTCCTTGGGAGAAATCAGATGCGGCGACCGGAATCTTAGCGATCTCTCAGAGGCCACGGACTCAAGATCTATATGTTCCATTGAGTCATCTTCCGAGTTTGGAGACAGTATAATAATGTCGGAGCCTGTACCGAGATCTCCGAAACGATTGATAAAAGAGACAACCTTGACGAAACCTCAGTTGCTCTTCCATCTAAAAGATGAGACAGACGAAGCTGGTGAGTTCGACTGGCCAAGCGGTGTTGCCGCTACCAATGAAGGAGAGTACATCGCAATCGTAGACCGGGATAACGATCGGATACAAGTCTACAACCGGAAAGGCAAGTACGAATGTAAATTTGGTTCACGTGGGCGGCATCCTTGCGGATTTGAGCTGCCGTTGGATATAGCTATTACTGAAGATGACGATCCGTGCGTGTATGTTTCTGACGAATACAACCACCGGGTACAGAAACTTACTCTATACGGACAACATATCCTGCACTTCGGAGACAATGGATTATTTAAACAACCGTATGGTATTGCACTGAGTAAAGACGGTAAGGTGGTGGTAACCGATATCGGTAAACATCGCATAACCATCCACGATCAAGACGGTACCGTCTTAAAAACAATCGGTTCGCATGGCGATGGTGACAATGAATTCAACGAACCGCGATATGTCACTGTCCACGATGACCGAATTGTTGTGTCTGATCATTGTAATCactgtgttaaaatatttaatttcgAAGGGACACATCTACATACATTTGGATCATGTGGGTCAGGGAATGGACAATTCATTGGCCCTACCGGGGTATGTGTGGACCACGACGGTAACATCATTGTAGCAGACTGCGCGGACAGGATACAACTCTTCTCTTTGGATGGGCTGTTCATGAAGATGTTACTCAACGAGAGTGATGGCATTAGCGGGCCATTAGGAATGTCGTTGACAGCTGGAGGGGAATTGGTGATCACTAATTTGGGCACTCATTGTGTTAATGTATTCAAGTACTCAAACTGGATATAA